In Clostridiales bacterium, a genomic segment contains:
- a CDS encoding FAD-binding protein yields MKADIVIVGAGPAGIFTAIEMLRNKSTKKIIMVEKGLPIEKRRCPKHKTLKCQNCRPYCHITTGFAGAGAFSDGKLSLSCEVGGDLPALIGEQKTQELIDYTDKIYLEFGADPKIEGVANTEEIKEIRKRAIAAGLKLVDCPIRHLGTEKAQEIYLGLERYLIDNGVEILFEHECSNLILKDSRCEGVIAFDGARSFEIFADHTVVATGRRGADWLEKICQEHKIAHEPGVVDIGVRVEVRNEVMETVNNVLYESKLIGYPKPFKNKVRTFCQNPGGFVSQENYDNGLAVVNGHSYKDFKSPNTNLAILCSHNFSHPFNQPIEYAQKVGELTNMLAAGRILVQRFGDILDGKRTWEHELSRSNLKPTLPDAVAGDITAAMPYRAMTNIINFIQAVDQVVPGFASIETLLYSPELKFYSNRVKMDTDLNTNIQGLHCLGDSSGWTRGLMMSSAMGVLMGRKLA; encoded by the coding sequence ATGAAAGCCGATATCGTAATAGTGGGAGCGGGGCCAGCGGGGATTTTTACGGCTATTGAAATGCTTAGGAACAAATCAACCAAAAAAATAATAATGGTGGAGAAAGGCTTGCCCATAGAAAAAAGGAGATGTCCCAAACATAAAACCTTAAAGTGCCAAAATTGCCGGCCCTATTGCCATATAACAACAGGCTTCGCGGGCGCGGGCGCTTTTTCGGACGGCAAGCTTTCGCTAAGCTGCGAAGTGGGCGGTGACTTGCCCGCATTGATAGGCGAGCAAAAAACGCAAGAGCTAATAGACTATACCGACAAAATATATTTGGAATTTGGCGCGGACCCGAAAATAGAAGGCGTCGCCAACACCGAGGAAATAAAAGAAATACGAAAAAGGGCGATCGCTGCGGGGCTAAAACTGGTTGACTGCCCTATCAGGCATTTGGGCACGGAGAAGGCGCAAGAGATCTATCTTGGGCTGGAACGCTATTTGATTGACAACGGCGTTGAGATTTTGTTTGAGCATGAATGTTCCAACCTTATCTTAAAAGACTCGCGGTGCGAGGGCGTGATAGCTTTTGACGGGGCGAGAAGTTTTGAGATATTTGCCGACCATACCGTTGTGGCGACGGGAAGACGGGGCGCGGATTGGCTGGAAAAAATCTGCCAAGAGCACAAAATAGCGCACGAGCCGGGCGTGGTTGACATAGGCGTAAGGGTGGAGGTGCGCAATGAAGTTATGGAAACAGTCAATAATGTGCTTTACGAGTCCAAGCTTATCGGCTATCCCAAGCCTTTCAAAAATAAGGTGCGCACTTTTTGCCAAAACCCGGGCGGGTTTGTAAGCCAAGAAAATTACGACAACGGCTTGGCTGTCGTCAACGGTCATTCTTACAAAGACTTTAAGTCCCCGAACACAAATCTTGCCATTTTGTGTTCGCACAACTTCAGCCACCCTTTTAATCAGCCCATTGAATACGCGCAAAAAGTGGGCGAATTGACCAATATGCTGGCCGCGGGGCGTATCTTGGTTCAGCGCTTCGGCGATATACTGGACGGCAAAAGGACTTGGGAACATGAGCTGTCGCGGTCAAATCTAAAACCCACCTTGCCCGACGCCGTAGCCGGCGACATTACCGCCGCCATGCCATACAGGGCTATGACCAATATTATCAATTTTATACAGGCGGTGGACCAAGTCGTTCCGGGTTTTGCGTCTATTGAGACATTGCTGTATTCGCCCGAGCTAAAGTTTTATTCCAACCGCGTCAAAATGGACACCGACCTTAACACCAATATACAAGGGCTTCATTGTCTGGGCGACTCAAGCGGCTGGACGCGAGGGCTTATGATGTCGTCCGCGATGGGCGTCTTGATGGGAAGAAAATTGGCCTGA